A window of the Streptomyces sp. NBC_00250 genome harbors these coding sequences:
- a CDS encoding DUF3099 domain-containing protein, which yields MYARRRHVYFWMMGACLLLFVGAWAVVRLFSMPVAIGMCVVAMVIPPVAAMVANRRGPEDRWWDDPSGDPKSDEWWDELDGKKRREP from the coding sequence GTGTACGCACGACGTCGCCACGTCTATTTCTGGATGATGGGCGCCTGCCTGCTGCTCTTCGTGGGCGCCTGGGCCGTCGTGCGCCTCTTCTCGATGCCGGTGGCCATCGGCATGTGCGTGGTCGCCATGGTCATCCCCCCGGTCGCCGCGATGGTCGCGAACCGCCGGGGCCCGGAGGACCGCTGGTGGGACGACCCCTCGGGCGACCCGAAGTCGGACGAGTGGTGGGACGAACTCGACGGCAAGAAGCGCCGGGAGCCCTGA
- a CDS encoding DsrE family protein: MPKKLVIKVTAGAEAPERCSQAFTVAAVAAASGVEVSLWLTGESSWFALPGRAAEFELPHAAPLPDLIDGIVASGGRITVCTQCAARRDIEEKDLLEGFRIAGAQLFVQEAMADETQALVY; encoded by the coding sequence ATGCCGAAGAAGCTCGTGATCAAGGTGACCGCGGGGGCCGAGGCCCCCGAACGCTGCTCCCAGGCCTTCACGGTGGCCGCCGTCGCCGCCGCCAGCGGCGTCGAGGTCTCGCTCTGGCTGACGGGCGAGTCCTCGTGGTTCGCCCTCCCGGGCCGCGCCGCCGAGTTCGAGCTCCCGCACGCCGCACCGCTGCCGGACCTGATCGACGGAATCGTGGCGAGCGGGGGCCGCATCACGGTCTGCACGCAGTGCGCGGCCCGCCGCGACATCGAGGAGAAGGACCTCCTGGAGGGCTTCCGCATCGCCGGCGCGCAACTCTTCGTCCAGGAAGCGATGGCGGACGAGACGCAGGCGCTCGTCTACTAG
- a CDS encoding DUF1416 domain-containing protein encodes MCGAQPGGPDASTIKPGETTIQGFVTKDGQPVTGYVRLLDSTGEFTAEVPTSATGQFRFYAAEGTWTVRALVPGGTADRQVVAQHGGLAEVAIAV; translated from the coding sequence ATGTGTGGAGCGCAGCCCGGCGGCCCCGACGCCTCGACGATCAAGCCCGGTGAGACCACCATCCAGGGCTTCGTGACCAAGGACGGACAGCCCGTCACCGGTTACGTCCGCCTCCTGGACTCGACCGGCGAGTTCACGGCCGAGGTTCCGACCTCCGCCACCGGCCAGTTCCGTTTCTACGCGGCCGAGGGCACCTGGACCGTCCGCGCCCTGGTCCCCGGCGGCACCGCCGACCGCCAGGTCGTGGCGCAGCACGGTGGCCTCGCCGAGGTCGCCATCGCGGTCTGA